A window from Leptothermofonsia sichuanensis E412 encodes these proteins:
- a CDS encoding PadR family transcriptional regulator, giving the protein MALAHAILALLVQEPMSGYDLNKTFEGSVGNFWKATHQQIYRELGKLEAMGWVKAETIPQEGRPDKKLYQITEVGQKNLAQWVAEPCDASPVKEELLVKVFVGTLAPVQNIRQEIERHRQIHQARLANYRRIEAESFQTCKDASFAAQLHYLVLRRGIRYETDWIAWCDEALELINNRCC; this is encoded by the coding sequence ATGGCACTTGCGCACGCAATTCTGGCGCTGTTGGTGCAGGAACCCATGAGTGGGTACGACCTGAACAAAACCTTTGAGGGGTCAGTGGGCAACTTCTGGAAAGCCACTCACCAGCAGATCTATCGAGAGTTAGGCAAGTTGGAAGCCATGGGCTGGGTCAAAGCAGAGACCATTCCCCAGGAGGGTCGCCCCGACAAAAAGCTCTACCAAATTACTGAAGTGGGGCAAAAGAATCTGGCACAGTGGGTTGCAGAACCCTGTGACGCTTCACCAGTTAAAGAGGAATTGCTGGTTAAGGTGTTTGTCGGAACGCTGGCTCCAGTTCAGAATATCCGGCAAGAAATTGAACGCCACCGACAGATCCATCAAGCACGGCTGGCAAACTATCGCCGGATTGAAGCGGAGTCTTTTCAAACTTGCAAGGACGCTTCCTTCGCAGCCCAATTGCATTACCTGGTCTTGCGTCGAGGCATTCGCTATGAGACAGACTGGATAGCCTGGTGTGATGAGGCATTAGAGTTAATCAACAATCGGTGTTGCTGA
- a CDS encoding succinate--CoA ligase subunit alpha has product MNFKPDSRVLVQGMAEPLGSIYTPFMKAYGTNVVAGVSPGYGGQTFHGIPVFDLVETAISVVGTIDTSVIFVSPYEALDAALEAIAAGIRQIVLITDGIPPLDMVSLLRRAEVTETLIVGPNSPGIIVPGQMLLGIHPAEFYTPGSVGLISRSGTLTYEIALELTQAGLGQSIGVSIGGDVIVGSSFPQWLQILDEDENTEVIVLVGEIGGDSEESAAHYIAEAIDKPVIAYIAGRTAPKGRRVGHAGAIIDSQISEFGTEIGTADSKIKAFERAKIPVARRPSQIPDLVRKALKMPMKR; this is encoded by the coding sequence ATGAACTTTAAGCCAGACAGCAGGGTGCTTGTGCAGGGGATGGCTGAACCATTGGGTTCCATCTACACCCCTTTTATGAAGGCATACGGCACTAATGTTGTTGCCGGCGTTAGCCCCGGCTATGGGGGGCAAACCTTTCATGGAATTCCTGTGTTTGACCTGGTCGAAACCGCTATTTCTGTGGTTGGCACCATTGATACCAGTGTCATCTTCGTGTCGCCTTACGAAGCATTGGATGCTGCCCTGGAGGCGATCGCTGCCGGGATTCGCCAGATTGTCCTGATCACCGACGGCATTCCCCCCCTGGATATGGTGAGCTTGCTGAGAAGGGCAGAAGTGACAGAAACCCTGATTGTAGGTCCCAACAGTCCGGGTATCATTGTGCCGGGTCAGATGTTACTGGGCATCCACCCGGCAGAGTTTTATACTCCAGGGTCTGTTGGGCTGATCAGCCGGAGTGGGACGCTAACCTACGAAATCGCTCTGGAATTGACCCAGGCAGGATTAGGGCAGTCAATTGGGGTCAGCATTGGCGGAGATGTGATTGTTGGCTCCTCTTTCCCCCAATGGCTCCAGATTCTGGATGAAGATGAAAACACAGAGGTTATTGTATTAGTGGGAGAAATTGGAGGCGACAGTGAAGAATCTGCTGCCCACTATATCGCCGAGGCAATTGATAAACCTGTGATTGCTTATATTGCCGGTCGAACTGCCCCCAAAGGTCGGCGGGTAGGACATGCTGGAGCCATTATCGATTCTCAAATTTCAGAATTTGGAACTGAAATTGGAACCGCAGACAGCAAAATCAAAGCATTTGAACGGGCAAAAATTCCTGTGGCTCGCCGCCCATCCCAGATTCCAGATCTGGTCAGAAAGGCATTGAAAATGCCCATGAAGCGTTAG
- a CDS encoding DevA family ABC transporter ATP-binding protein, giving the protein MSLSNFLSTAISISHLNHFYGEGLLRKQVLFDVELEITTGEIVIMTGPSGSGKTTLLSLIGCLRSAQSGSLKIFDQELCGASQLNLVEARRRMGYIFQAHNLLEFLTAQQNVMMPLELQDIPFAEAQIRAAEILEQVGLGNRLNDYPENLSGGQKQRVAIARALVNRPRLVLADEPTAALDKKSGRDVVELMQQLAREQGCTILLVTHDNRILDIADRIVHMEDGYLTGNTEQLSPDLTRLGSLVEANL; this is encoded by the coding sequence ATGTCTCTCTCCAACTTTCTTTCTACTGCGATTTCTATTAGCCATCTGAATCACTTTTATGGTGAAGGTTTATTGCGCAAACAGGTCTTATTTGATGTTGAGTTAGAGATTACAACAGGTGAAATTGTGATTATGACAGGACCTTCCGGTTCAGGTAAAACAACCTTGCTGAGTTTGATTGGTTGTTTGCGATCGGCCCAGTCAGGCAGTCTTAAAATCTTTGACCAGGAACTCTGCGGTGCCAGCCAACTGAACCTGGTCGAAGCCCGCCGCAGGATGGGTTATATCTTTCAGGCACATAACCTGCTGGAATTCTTGACTGCCCAGCAAAATGTGATGATGCCACTGGAATTGCAGGATATTCCCTTTGCAGAGGCTCAGATCAGGGCGGCTGAAATTCTGGAGCAGGTTGGTTTAGGCAATCGGTTGAATGATTATCCGGAAAATTTATCGGGCGGACAAAAGCAGCGGGTGGCGATCGCCCGTGCCCTGGTCAATCGTCCCCGCCTCGTCCTTGCCGATGAACCTACGGCTGCCCTGGATAAAAAATCAGGCAGGGATGTGGTCGAACTGATGCAACAGCTTGCCCGAGAACAGGGTTGCACTATCCTTCTGGTAACCCATGACAACCGGATTCTGGACATTGCCGATCGCATTGTTCACATGGAAGATGGTTATCTCACAGGCAATACTGAGCAACTCAGCCCTGATTTAACTCGCCTCGGCAGCCTTGTTGAGGCAAACCTCTAA
- a CDS encoding DUF3291 domain-containing protein, whose protein sequence is MTFVSVTRLRLRSLLYLPLFLIHAIPSFNQARKAAGNFGVQTRQQAGKTFWTLSVWEDEAAMRNYMMSGAHSQAMPKLIKWCDEASVAHWHQPGTEIPTWQKAEEQMLKIGRLSRVNHPSSNHAAGVIKL, encoded by the coding sequence ATGACATTTGTTTCTGTAACACGATTGAGATTGAGATCGCTCCTTTACCTTCCACTGTTCCTAATTCATGCAATCCCAAGTTTTAATCAGGCAAGGAAAGCTGCCGGGAATTTTGGGGTTCAAACCAGGCAGCAGGCAGGAAAAACATTTTGGACGTTAAGTGTATGGGAGGATGAAGCAGCAATGCGGAATTATATGATGAGCGGTGCTCACAGTCAGGCAATGCCGAAGTTAATCAAGTGGTGTGATGAAGCATCGGTGGCGCACTGGCATCAGCCGGGGACTGAAATTCCCACCTGGCAGAAAGCAGAAGAGCAAATGCTCAAGATTGGTCGGTTATCGCGGGTGAATCACCCTTCTTCTAACCATGCGGCGGGAGTGATCAAATTATGA
- the devC gene encoding ABC transporter permease DevC produces MKHKLPLAWLQLSREKARMVVAIAGIAFADVLMLLQMGFRSALFDSAVQMHSHLNGEVVLIGGRYKALISLDAFSERRLYQALGYTGVQSVSPVYLDFVQWKNPVNKQVWRLYAIGFDPQDTVLNLPEVQANQSQLKQPDVVLFDQGARQEFGPVAQQFLAGQAIQTEAGNRRVEVVGLFKLGTSFGINGHLITSDINFLRMFGQQRQKGLIDIGLIKLKPEADVQQILANLRAGLPNDVKVLTKQEFMEQEKSFWNTSTPVGYVFDLGAVIGFIVGAVIVYQILYSDVSDHMAEYATLKAIGFRDRYLLSVVFQEALILAALGFIPGISISLGFYQITRQATLLPMVMTFGRAGFVLVLTAFMCTISAAIAIRKLRSADPAEVF; encoded by the coding sequence ATGAAACATAAACTTCCCCTGGCGTGGCTGCAACTGTCGCGGGAGAAAGCCAGGATGGTGGTAGCGATCGCTGGAATTGCCTTTGCCGATGTCCTGATGCTGTTGCAAATGGGTTTTCGTTCTGCCCTATTTGACAGTGCGGTACAAATGCATTCCCATTTGAATGGTGAAGTCGTTTTGATTGGTGGTCGTTACAAAGCCCTCATTTCGCTGGATGCATTTTCGGAACGGCGACTATACCAGGCTTTGGGTTATACGGGTGTACAATCAGTTAGTCCAGTTTACCTGGATTTTGTGCAGTGGAAAAATCCAGTCAACAAACAAGTCTGGAGGCTGTACGCGATCGGGTTTGATCCACAGGACACCGTTCTAAACCTGCCAGAAGTGCAGGCAAACCAGAGCCAACTGAAGCAACCCGATGTGGTTCTGTTTGACCAGGGTGCCCGCCAGGAATTTGGACCTGTTGCTCAGCAGTTCCTGGCAGGACAGGCGATTCAAACAGAAGCAGGCAATCGCCGGGTGGAAGTTGTGGGCTTGTTTAAACTGGGCACTTCCTTTGGCATTAATGGTCACCTCATTACCAGTGACATTAACTTTCTGCGCATGTTTGGGCAGCAGCGTCAGAAAGGACTGATCGACATTGGGCTGATCAAACTCAAGCCAGAAGCAGATGTGCAGCAGATATTAGCCAATTTACGGGCAGGACTTCCCAATGATGTGAAAGTTCTAACTAAGCAGGAATTCATGGAGCAGGAAAAGAGCTTCTGGAACACCAGCACCCCCGTTGGTTATGTGTTTGATCTGGGGGCAGTGATTGGTTTCATCGTTGGGGCAGTGATTGTTTACCAGATTCTCTACAGCGACGTTTCCGACCATATGGCAGAATATGCCACCCTGAAAGCGATCGGATTTCGCGATCGCTACCTGCTCTCGGTCGTGTTTCAAGAAGCCCTGATTCTCGCGGCTCTCGGTTTCATTCCCGGCATCAGCATTTCCCTGGGTTTCTACCAGATCACCCGTCAGGCAACCCTGTTGCCTATGGTCATGACCTTTGGACGGGCTGGCTTTGTCCTGGTATTAACCGCCTTCATGTGTACAATTTCAGCCGCGATCGCGATTCGGAAACTGCGATCGGCGGATCCGGCGGAGGTTTTTTGA
- a CDS encoding ABC transporter permease, translating to MSSSSSKHSTKVRKPESIGLGIRSVLTRMFPLNQQPTGAATGRAKTIRRVLSLFIFFGAWQLLCMVKFNFLVNFAFLPSPVEVFGATVRFFSNDPTTHLKASLMRVLVGFGTATILGVGLGILIGWFQKIEDLVFMPLELLRPIPAVAWIPLAILMFPNAESGMIYITFIGAFFPILISTIKGVEGTDVVLLRVGQCLGAKQWHMFKDIVVPGAMPSIASGLVIGMGNSWFCLVTAEILAGRYGIGYLTWESYVTSNYPPIVMGMLLIGLMGALSSCAVDRFTRFLMPWRVTKKQHG from the coding sequence ATGTCTAGTTCATCATCAAAACATTCCACCAAAGTTCGTAAGCCAGAAAGCATTGGCTTGGGGATTAGATCAGTCCTCACCCGCATGTTTCCGCTGAATCAACAACCGACCGGGGCTGCAACAGGCCGGGCAAAAACCATCCGCCGAGTTCTCTCCTTATTTATTTTTTTTGGAGCCTGGCAGTTGCTTTGCATGGTGAAGTTTAATTTCTTGGTCAATTTTGCCTTTTTGCCTTCCCCCGTGGAAGTTTTTGGAGCAACTGTCCGCTTCTTCTCCAACGATCCAACGACACACTTGAAAGCCAGTCTGATGAGGGTGTTGGTCGGTTTTGGCACGGCTACGATCTTAGGAGTGGGGTTAGGAATTCTGATTGGATGGTTTCAGAAAATTGAAGATCTGGTCTTTATGCCCCTGGAACTATTGCGACCAATTCCAGCCGTTGCCTGGATTCCGCTGGCAATTCTCATGTTCCCCAATGCGGAATCAGGCATGATTTACATTACATTTATTGGTGCCTTTTTTCCGATTCTGATCAGCACCATTAAGGGAGTTGAGGGGACGGATGTTGTTCTACTACGAGTTGGACAATGTTTAGGTGCCAAACAATGGCACATGTTCAAAGATATTGTTGTACCAGGGGCGATGCCCAGTATTGCGAGTGGGTTAGTCATTGGCATGGGTAACTCCTGGTTTTGCCTGGTGACCGCAGAAATTCTGGCAGGTCGCTATGGGATTGGCTACTTAACCTGGGAATCCTACGTCACCTCTAACTATCCGCCGATTGTGATGGGAATGTTGCTGATTGGTCTCATGGGCGCTCTGAGTTCCTGTGCGGTCGATCGCTTCACTCGATTTCTGATGCCCTGGCGAGTCACAAAGAAACAGCATGGTTAA
- a CDS encoding ABC transporter ATP-binding protein yields the protein MSQPAILTRGLTKQFDRQVAVNDVDLQVEAGEVYGLIGPNGAGKTTLIRMLATAEEPTVGEIFINGERLLRDQENPNLKRQLGYLPDDFPLYDDLTVWDYLDYFARLYRLKQPRRGQRMKEVLELVQLEHKRKDPIASLSRGMKQRLSLARTIIHEPVVLLLDEPVSGLDPIARVQFRDIIKVLQEAGMTVLISSHVLSDLEELCTSVGIMELGFLVESASLKTLYNRLSRQKIVISTLGHLDTLRSELKNCPLVEGMEVLPGENHTIQVHFSGSTEDSAQLLRSLIEAGIPLTEFHRTQENLETIFLKLGHQQTS from the coding sequence ATGTCACAACCCGCCATCCTTACCCGTGGACTGACCAAACAGTTCGATCGCCAGGTTGCCGTAAACGATGTAGATCTCCAGGTTGAAGCTGGAGAAGTGTATGGGCTGATTGGTCCTAATGGAGCCGGAAAGACGACATTGATTCGGATGCTGGCGACGGCTGAGGAACCTACAGTAGGGGAGATCTTTATCAATGGCGAACGGCTGCTGCGGGATCAAGAAAATCCCAACCTGAAGCGGCAGCTTGGCTACCTGCCAGATGACTTTCCTCTCTACGACGACCTCACCGTTTGGGATTACCTGGACTACTTTGCCCGTTTGTATCGCCTGAAACAGCCCCGTCGAGGACAGCGGATGAAAGAAGTCCTGGAACTGGTGCAGCTTGAACACAAACGCAAAGATCCAATCGCCAGTCTGTCACGGGGAATGAAACAACGCCTCAGCCTTGCCCGCACAATTATCCATGAACCCGTGGTGCTGTTGCTGGATGAACCCGTTTCGGGCCTGGACCCGATCGCCCGCGTCCAGTTCCGCGACATTATCAAAGTCCTGCAAGAAGCTGGAATGACGGTTTTGATCTCATCCCATGTGCTGAGTGACCTGGAGGAACTGTGTACCTCGGTCGGGATTATGGAACTGGGCTTTTTGGTCGAAAGTGCTTCTCTCAAAACACTTTATAACCGTCTCAGTCGTCAAAAAATTGTCATATCAACCCTGGGTCATTTAGATACACTCAGATCCGAGCTAAAAAACTGTCCACTTGTGGAAGGCATGGAGGTCTTGCCTGGGGAAAATCACACCATTCAGGTGCATTTTTCTGGCAGCACCGAAGACAGCGCCCAACTGTTGCGATCGCTGATCGAGGCAGGCATCCCCCTGACGGAATTCCATCGCACCCAGGAAAACCTGGAAACTATTTTCCTGAAGCTGGGACACCAGCAGACTTCGTGA
- a CDS encoding ABC exporter membrane fusion protein — MTNRQIWMVVAMVGAIATGSAIVYTISHSSIATPPSPAPSPAIQVVTALGRLEPEGEVIQVAPSSQGNRIGQLLVKQGDRVKTGQVIAFLDTHDRLQAALERAQQQVQIARTRLAQVEAGAKTGEIDAQKATIQRLQAQLVEDTAARDAIVARLEAEVNNAQLEYQRYESLYREGAVSASLRDSKRLTLDATSEQLREARANRNQTAATLTAQLHEAQATLDRIAEVRPVDVNVARAEVASAEVAVQQAQAELDLAVIRAPRAGQILKIHTHSGEMVDAQKGIVSLGQTDQMYAVAEVYESDLSKVRVGQPARIISPSLPNELQGVVEEVGLEIAKKDVLNTDPAADIDARVVEVKIRLNSADSKQVAGLTNMKVKVAIGI, encoded by the coding sequence TTGACTAATCGACAAATCTGGATGGTGGTGGCAATGGTGGGGGCGATCGCCACTGGTTCCGCCATTGTATACACCATTTCTCATTCATCAATCGCAACTCCACCTTCTCCTGCCCCATCACCTGCGATTCAGGTGGTGACCGCCTTAGGTCGATTGGAACCTGAGGGAGAAGTGATTCAGGTTGCCCCTTCCAGCCAGGGCAACCGGATTGGGCAATTGCTGGTGAAGCAGGGCGATCGCGTCAAAACAGGTCAGGTGATTGCGTTTCTGGATACCCACGATCGCCTGCAAGCGGCTTTAGAACGGGCACAGCAACAGGTGCAAATTGCCCGTACCCGGCTGGCTCAGGTAGAGGCCGGGGCAAAAACGGGTGAAATCGATGCGCAGAAAGCGACGATTCAACGGTTGCAAGCCCAGTTGGTTGAAGATACCGCTGCCAGGGATGCGATCGTGGCTCGTCTGGAAGCGGAGGTGAATAATGCCCAACTGGAATATCAGCGGTATGAGTCCCTGTATCGGGAAGGGGCGGTTTCTGCTTCCTTGCGGGATAGCAAACGGCTGACTCTGGATGCAACTTCAGAGCAACTGCGGGAAGCGCGGGCAAATCGAAACCAGACTGCTGCCACCCTCACCGCCCAACTGCACGAAGCACAAGCCACCCTGGATCGGATTGCTGAAGTTCGCCCGGTTGATGTCAATGTTGCCAGGGCAGAAGTCGCCAGTGCGGAGGTTGCCGTACAACAGGCACAGGCAGAACTGGATCTGGCTGTCATTCGGGCACCCAGAGCCGGGCAGATCCTGAAAATCCACACCCACTCTGGGGAAATGGTGGATGCCCAAAAAGGAATCGTTTCCCTGGGACAGACTGACCAGATGTATGCCGTGGCGGAGGTATACGAGAGTGATTTGTCAAAGGTGCGAGTTGGTCAGCCTGCCCGTATTATCAGCCCTTCTCTGCCGAATGAATTACAGGGTGTGGTGGAGGAAGTGGGATTAGAAATTGCCAAAAAGGATGTTTTGAATACCGATCCGGCGGCTGATATTGATGCTCGCGTAGTGGAGGTCAAAATTCGTTTGAATTCTGCTGATAGCAAGCAGGTGGCTGGGCTGACCAATATGAAGGTGAAGGTGGCGATTGGGATTTGA
- a CDS encoding ABC transporter substrate-binding protein, which produces MKVPRIPRRAVLFSLFVAAIAFSSACSRGIANSPGSNSSQDKVIRIAIGTQDQVINTATGGSVIREEKLLEKHLPKTGKYANIEYNIEWSSYTSGPPITNKMLANQIDIGMMGDFPATINMTTFQQKGEGVKTLYIATLGYGATGAGNAVMVPKDSPVRTLTDLKGKQVSVPFGSAAHGMLLKALKENGLDPDKDLKLISQAPEVGGASLRTNQIDAHANFVPFGELFSFRGFARKIFDGAQTNVPTFHGVLVRSDFAEKYPEVVVAYLKALLEANQLFKEQPEAIATKIGEWSGVEREVVYMFLGPNGLQRLNPTIRQVNFDALKNSVVTLKQLQRLDASVNPEDVTKWADESFLKQAMQEMGLSYDTIAANDEFPITGEDALTKKPIKDAKLAAQIWVQGEDNVMNFASVKNMMGMLQKLKTDGKKVVGAIFVHDFNQGWKLFAENSFFVRQGDNVAAFLTEKDAQVYADKVGAEIASFKNLQAIYAQEMNPAIAAR; this is translated from the coding sequence ATGAAAGTTCCCCGAATTCCCCGAAGAGCCGTTTTGTTCTCTCTATTTGTAGCTGCGATCGCGTTTTCTTCTGCGTGTTCCAGGGGAATTGCAAATAGTCCTGGAAGTAATTCTTCACAAGATAAGGTAATTCGGATTGCGATTGGAACTCAGGACCAGGTCATTAATACGGCAACGGGAGGGTCGGTTATTCGTGAAGAAAAACTTTTAGAAAAACACCTGCCGAAAACAGGCAAGTACGCGAATATTGAATACAACATCGAATGGTCAAGCTATACATCAGGACCACCAATTACCAACAAAATGTTGGCGAACCAGATTGATATTGGCATGATGGGTGATTTTCCTGCCACGATTAATATGACAACCTTTCAACAAAAAGGTGAAGGAGTCAAAACACTTTATATTGCAACGTTGGGCTATGGCGCAACGGGGGCTGGAAACGCAGTTATGGTACCGAAGGATAGCCCTGTCAGAACATTGACAGACTTGAAGGGTAAGCAGGTATCTGTTCCATTCGGCTCTGCGGCTCATGGGATGTTGCTGAAAGCGTTGAAGGAAAATGGGTTAGACCCTGATAAGGATTTGAAGTTGATCAGCCAGGCACCAGAGGTGGGCGGGGCGAGTTTACGAACCAATCAGATTGATGCCCATGCAAACTTTGTACCGTTTGGCGAATTATTCTCCTTCCGGGGGTTTGCCCGTAAAATTTTCGATGGTGCCCAAACCAATGTTCCGACTTTTCATGGTGTATTGGTACGGTCTGACTTTGCGGAGAAATACCCTGAAGTTGTCGTGGCCTACTTGAAGGCACTTCTGGAAGCCAATCAGTTATTCAAAGAACAACCAGAGGCGATCGCGACCAAAATTGGGGAATGGTCTGGTGTGGAACGGGAAGTTGTGTATATGTTTCTTGGTCCAAATGGGCTGCAACGCCTGAACCCCACCATCCGCCAGGTTAACTTTGACGCTTTGAAGAATAGCGTTGTCACACTCAAGCAACTCCAGCGATTAGATGCGAGTGTCAACCCCGAAGATGTAACGAAGTGGGCAGACGAAAGCTTTCTGAAACAGGCGATGCAGGAAATGGGACTGAGTTATGACACGATCGCTGCCAATGATGAATTTCCGATTACCGGGGAAGATGCCCTGACAAAAAAACCCATTAAGGATGCAAAGCTGGCAGCTCAGATCTGGGTGCAAGGGGAAGACAACGTGATGAACTTTGCCTCCGTCAAAAATATGATGGGAATGCTGCAAAAGCTAAAAACTGATGGCAAAAAGGTGGTAGGAGCGATCTTTGTGCATGACTTTAACCAGGGTTGGAAACTGTTTGCAGAAAATTCTTTCTTTGTGCGCCAGGGGGATAACGTTGCTGCCTTCCTGACCGAAAAAGACGCTCAAGTTTATGCAGACAAAGTGGGTGCCGAGATTGCCAGCTTTAAGAATTTGCAAGCCATCTATGCTCAGGAAATGAACCCTGCGATCGCTGCTCGCTAA
- a CDS encoding IS256 family transposase produces MSKDNLIAFQAGESSASFRDALTELVRNGARQIIAEVVEAELQEFLAQYKDLKDEQGRKAVVRNGYLPERTIVTGVGEVEIQVPKVRDRTHSGIKFNSSLLPPYLKRAQSVEEVLPWLYLKGISTGDFSEALASLLGAQAQGLSASTISRLKAKWLEEHQQWQKRSLAGKRYVYLWADGMYFNIRNENDRQCILVTIGVTDTGVKELLGLEAGFRESELSWKPLLLRLQDQGLKVAPELAVGDGALGFWKALAQVFPTTKPQRCWVHKTANVLNKLPKTQQPQAKSALHEIYLAATKDEANKAFDRFVKTYEAKYPKAVDCLVKDREALLAFYDFPAEHWVHLRTTNPIESTFATVRLRTDKTRGCVSQDSILSLVFKLVQSAQKRSRSVCVALRLRIRGFKRLAEVIEGVKFKDGIRVDQQPDLGTSQDAA; encoded by the coding sequence ATGAGTAAGGACAATCTTATTGCATTTCAAGCTGGAGAATCATCGGCATCGTTTCGAGATGCCTTGACGGAACTGGTTCGTAACGGCGCTCGCCAGATCATTGCCGAAGTAGTGGAGGCAGAGTTGCAAGAGTTTTTAGCTCAATACAAAGACCTCAAAGACGAGCAGGGACGCAAGGCTGTGGTTCGCAACGGCTATCTGCCGGAACGCACGATTGTCACCGGGGTGGGGGAAGTTGAAATTCAAGTGCCGAAAGTGCGAGATCGCACCCATAGCGGCATCAAATTCAATTCCTCATTATTGCCGCCGTATCTGAAACGCGCTCAAAGCGTGGAAGAGGTGTTACCCTGGCTGTATCTTAAAGGCATATCCACCGGGGATTTTTCAGAGGCACTGGCATCATTGCTCGGTGCCCAAGCCCAAGGGCTATCAGCCAGTACGATTAGTCGCCTCAAAGCGAAATGGCTTGAAGAACATCAACAATGGCAAAAGCGATCTTTAGCGGGTAAGCGGTACGTGTATCTGTGGGCGGACGGCATGTACTTCAACATCCGCAACGAAAATGACCGCCAGTGCATTCTGGTGACCATCGGGGTGACGGACACTGGAGTCAAGGAATTACTGGGACTGGAAGCAGGCTTTCGCGAATCCGAGTTAAGTTGGAAGCCGTTATTACTGCGCTTGCAAGACCAGGGACTCAAAGTGGCACCGGAACTGGCAGTTGGGGATGGCGCATTAGGGTTTTGGAAGGCATTGGCACAGGTTTTTCCCACGACTAAACCCCAACGCTGCTGGGTGCATAAAACTGCCAATGTGCTTAACAAACTCCCCAAAACGCAGCAACCGCAGGCGAAATCTGCCCTACACGAAATCTATCTTGCCGCGACGAAGGACGAGGCAAACAAGGCGTTCGACCGTTTTGTCAAAACCTATGAAGCCAAATACCCCAAAGCCGTGGACTGTTTAGTCAAAGACCGGGAGGCACTGTTGGCGTTCTATGATTTTCCGGCTGAGCATTGGGTGCATCTTCGCACCACCAATCCAATTGAATCAACCTTTGCCACTGTCCGTTTAAGGACCGATAAGACACGAGGCTGTGTTTCCCAGGACAGCATCCTATCGTTGGTGTTCAAGCTGGTGCAGAGTGCTCAGAAGCGTTCGCGTAGCGTGTGCGTAGCACTTAGGTTACGGATTCGAGGTTTTAAGCGATTAGCGGAGGTGATTGAAGGAGTCAAATTCAAAGATGGCATTCGCGTAGATCAACAACCCGATTTAGGAACCAGTCAGGACGCTGCTTAA
- a CDS encoding ABC transporter ATP-binding protein, with amino-acid sequence MPTLVETPAKAAIRGLVEVENLSVTFKGKGQSISVLDSIHARIEPGEFVCLLGPSGCGKSTMLNVIAGFIRPSMGQVRVDHQPVTQPGADRGFVFQQYSLLPWKTTFQNVEFGLKIRGMPKAQREERVRYYLNRVGLYQHRHSYPYQLSGGMQQRASIIRALVNSPSVLLMDEPFAALDAQTRHMMQELLLDIWSELKLTVVFVTHDIEEAVFLSDRIFVMGVNPGRIKETVTVPLSRPRHVDDMLSPEFMQINRRVFEFIREETLKHMVMK; translated from the coding sequence GTGCCCACACTGGTTGAAACACCTGCGAAAGCTGCAATCCGGGGATTAGTTGAAGTTGAAAATTTGTCTGTCACCTTCAAAGGTAAAGGTCAATCCATTTCGGTGCTTGATTCAATTCATGCTCGGATTGAACCGGGTGAATTTGTCTGTTTGTTAGGTCCCTCTGGCTGTGGCAAATCAACCATGCTCAATGTCATTGCTGGTTTTATTCGGCCCTCTATGGGACAGGTACGGGTGGATCATCAACCCGTGACCCAACCTGGGGCTGATCGCGGGTTTGTGTTTCAACAATACTCACTGCTGCCCTGGAAAACGACCTTTCAGAATGTGGAATTTGGCTTAAAAATTCGGGGAATGCCGAAAGCTCAGCGAGAGGAACGGGTGCGTTATTATCTGAATCGGGTTGGTCTGTATCAGCATCGCCATTCCTACCCCTATCAGCTTTCCGGGGGAATGCAACAACGGGCCAGCATCATTCGTGCCCTGGTTAACTCTCCCTCCGTGCTGCTGATGGATGAACCTTTTGCAGCTCTGGATGCTCAAACGCGCCATATGATGCAGGAATTGTTGCTGGATATCTGGAGTGAACTGAAATTAACCGTTGTTTTTGTCACCCATGATATTGAAGAGGCGGTCTTCTTGAGCGATCGCATTTTCGTCATGGGGGTGAATCCTGGCAGAATTAAGGAAACGGTGACGGTTCCCCTGTCCCGCCCCCGTCATGTAGACGATATGTTATCCCCTGAGTTCATGCAGATTAATCGCCGTGTTTTTGAATTCATTCGCGAGGAAACCCTCAAACACATGGTCATGAAGTAG